Proteins encoded by one window of Anaeromyxobacter sp.:
- a CDS encoding LysR family transcriptional regulator, whose product MDLDLLSTFEAVARTASFSGAARELGRPKSSVSRGVARLEADLGVPLLFRTTRHVSLSAAGTALYDRITPLLASLRSALSEMPEREEQPSGALRVTAPVDLGALFLVEVATRYTARFPSVSIDLHLTGQVVDLVAEGFDVALRVAPGLRDSSLVVRRAAPILARLYASPVYLARRGTPRTEAELEGHDWVVFHASPQRLKVPSPFGAPGVGTAGRIACDDLLFVRDAVRAGAGLGMLPTFVAEPDLADGTLVRVLPRYEREAGALHIVTPASRHQPRKVTAFRDLVLELLRARGIAPPAG is encoded by the coding sequence ATGGACCTCGACCTGCTCTCCACCTTCGAGGCGGTGGCCCGCACCGCCTCCTTCTCCGGGGCCGCCCGCGAGCTGGGCCGTCCCAAGTCCTCGGTGAGCCGCGGCGTGGCCCGGCTGGAGGCCGACCTGGGCGTGCCGCTCCTCTTCCGCACCACCCGCCACGTCTCGCTGAGCGCCGCCGGCACCGCCCTGTACGACCGGATCACGCCGCTGCTCGCCTCGCTCCGCAGCGCGCTCAGCGAGATGCCGGAGCGCGAGGAGCAGCCCTCCGGGGCCCTGCGGGTGACGGCGCCGGTGGACCTGGGCGCGCTCTTCCTGGTGGAGGTGGCCACCCGCTACACCGCCCGCTTCCCCTCGGTCTCCATCGACCTGCACCTCACCGGCCAGGTGGTGGACCTGGTGGCCGAGGGGTTCGACGTGGCGCTGCGGGTGGCGCCGGGGCTGCGCGACTCGTCGCTGGTGGTCCGGCGGGCGGCGCCCATCCTGGCCCGACTGTACGCCTCGCCGGTCTACCTGGCCCGCCGCGGCACCCCGCGCACCGAGGCCGAGCTGGAGGGCCACGACTGGGTGGTCTTCCACGCCAGCCCGCAGCGGCTCAAGGTCCCCTCCCCCTTCGGGGCGCCAGGTGTGGGCACGGCCGGCCGCATCGCCTGCGACGACCTGCTCTTCGTGCGCGACGCGGTGCGGGCCGGCGCGGGGCTGGGCATGCTGCCCACCTTCGTGGCCGAGCCCGACCTGGCCGACGGCACGCTGGTGCGGGTGCTGCCCCGCTACGAGCGGGAGGCCGGGGCCCTGCACATCGTGACCCCGGCGTCGCGCCACCAGCCGCGCAAGGTGACGGCCTTCCGCGACCTGGTGCTCGAGCTGCTGCGGGCGCGCGGGATCGCGCCGCCGGCGGGGTGA
- a CDS encoding (2Fe-2S) ferredoxin domain-containing protein, giving the protein MEPYRLHVFFCRQQKPGGLTCCGARGAAEGLAALLAAIAAEGLGDEVMVTTCDSFGLCGRGPNMIVYPEGLWYHGVTAETAPEIVRQHFRHGRPVERLVERDMEVVRAEFQAHRARMKAFQAAQQAQQ; this is encoded by the coding sequence ATGGAACCCTATCGCCTGCACGTCTTCTTCTGCCGCCAGCAGAAGCCCGGTGGCCTCACCTGCTGCGGCGCGCGCGGCGCGGCCGAGGGGCTGGCGGCGCTGCTGGCGGCCATCGCGGCCGAGGGGCTGGGCGACGAGGTGATGGTCACCACCTGCGACTCCTTCGGCCTGTGCGGCCGCGGGCCGAACATGATCGTCTACCCGGAGGGGCTCTGGTACCACGGCGTCACCGCCGAGACCGCGCCGGAGATCGTGCGCCAGCACTTCAGGCACGGCCGCCCGGTGGAGCGGCTGGTGGAGCGGGACATGGAGGTGGTGCGCGCCGAGTTCCAGGCCCACCGGGCCCGCATGAAGGCGTTCCAGGCGGCGCAGCAGGCGCAGCAGTAG
- a CDS encoding DUF58 domain-containing protein, with amino-acid sequence MPVPTPRAVLLLALGLALPLVAGTGGWAVAALVAYDLALLALVSLDARRAPGSGQLHARRTLREPLTAFAVNQVWLHLTSAASRPVRVDLADAPPPGFDAAGHRARLTLPAGGEARLAYQVTPRSRGRHAFGDLHLRVSGPLGLAWRRLTLPLAGTTSAYPDLRAAAGPAGGAVPEAGQARHRGWHEGREFAALRPYAAGDDVRAIDWKATARRGAPVVREWQPERNQTVWLLVDCGRHLAARLPDGRTKLDRAVDAALALGRAAAARGDRTGAILYGAEVERVVPPEGGRTRLGPLAEALHLARARPVESDLGAAFEALAARQRRRALVLIFTDLSDPEASALLLARAALLRRRHLVLVAAVSDPAVVEAAQARPRDQEAAFVRAAAERLLDEQEATSARLVAAGIAVTRVAAAGLAAAVVERYLDVKARGAL; translated from the coding sequence GTGCCCGTCCCGACGCCGCGCGCCGTGCTGCTGCTGGCCCTCGGGCTGGCGCTGCCGCTGGTCGCCGGCACCGGCGGATGGGCGGTGGCGGCCCTGGTGGCCTACGACCTGGCGCTCCTGGCGCTGGTCTCCCTGGACGCACGGCGTGCGCCGGGGTCCGGGCAGCTGCACGCCAGGCGGACGCTGCGCGAGCCGCTCACCGCCTTCGCCGTGAACCAGGTCTGGCTGCACCTCACCTCCGCGGCCAGCCGCCCGGTGCGGGTGGACCTGGCCGACGCGCCGCCCCCCGGGTTCGACGCGGCCGGGCACCGCGCCCGGCTCACCCTGCCCGCCGGCGGCGAGGCCCGGCTGGCCTACCAGGTGACGCCGCGCAGCCGCGGGCGCCACGCCTTCGGGGACCTGCACCTCAGGGTCTCAGGGCCGCTCGGCCTGGCCTGGCGCCGCCTCACCCTCCCGCTGGCCGGCACCACCAGCGCCTACCCCGACCTGCGCGCCGCGGCCGGCCCCGCCGGCGGCGCCGTCCCCGAGGCCGGCCAGGCCCGCCACCGCGGCTGGCACGAGGGGCGCGAGTTCGCGGCGCTGCGCCCCTACGCCGCCGGCGACGACGTCCGCGCCATCGATTGGAAGGCCACGGCGCGCCGCGGAGCCCCGGTGGTGCGCGAGTGGCAACCGGAGCGCAACCAGACCGTCTGGCTCCTGGTGGACTGCGGCCGCCACCTGGCGGCGCGGCTGCCCGACGGCCGGACCAAGCTCGATCGGGCGGTGGACGCCGCGCTGGCCCTGGGGCGCGCCGCCGCGGCCCGCGGCGACCGGACCGGCGCCATCCTCTACGGCGCGGAGGTCGAGCGGGTGGTGCCGCCGGAGGGCGGCCGCACCCGCCTCGGGCCGCTGGCCGAGGCGCTCCACCTGGCTCGGGCCCGACCGGTGGAGTCGGACCTGGGGGCGGCCTTCGAGGCGCTGGCGGCCCGGCAGCGGCGGCGGGCGCTGGTGCTGATCTTCACCGACCTCTCCGACCCGGAGGCCAGCGCCCTCCTGCTGGCCCGCGCCGCGCTGCTCAGGCGGCGCCACCTGGTCCTGGTGGCGGCGGTCTCCGACCCGGCGGTGGTGGAGGCCGCGCAGGCCCGCCCGCGCGACCAGGAGGCGGCCTTCGTGCGGGCGGCCGCCGAGCGGCTCCTCGACGAGCAGGAGGCCACCTCGGCGCGCCTGGTGGCGGCCGGCATCGCCGTGACCAGGGTGGCGGCCGCCGGGCTGGCGGCGGCGGTGGTGGAGCGCTACCTGGACGTGAAGGCGCGCGGCGCGCTGTAG
- a CDS encoding MFS transporter, with product MLLFLVGAVQFVNVLDFMMVMPLGPDFAAGLGIPASQLGLVGGAYTASAALAGLAGATFLDRFDRRKALATAMLGLVVATAAGGLATGLPTMVLARVAAGAFGGPATSLSLSIVADAVPAERRGKALGAVMGAFSVASVLGVPAGLELAHLGGWRLPFFAVAGLGLLVAGAALLVMPPMTAHLDRAAGALPGGAWELLRQPAALLSLAATAATMLSGFAIVPNIAAHLQLNLGYPRDDLGALYMAGGAVSFLVLRVAGRWVDRVGAPPVAALGTAVFVAVLLLAFAYPPPWLPVMVAFACFMIGNSLRSVSMNTLASRVPSPAQRARFMSTQSAVQHLASASGAALSTQVLSVAPSGRLEGMRSLAFFSTGVALALPLLLWAVTRALARREAARLDGASPVPARLG from the coding sequence ATGCTGCTCTTCCTGGTGGGGGCGGTGCAGTTCGTCAACGTCCTCGACTTCATGATGGTGATGCCGCTCGGGCCGGACTTCGCGGCCGGGCTGGGCATCCCGGCCTCCCAGCTGGGGCTGGTGGGCGGCGCCTACACGGCCTCGGCGGCCCTGGCCGGCCTGGCCGGGGCCACCTTCCTGGACCGCTTCGACCGCCGCAAGGCGCTGGCCACCGCCATGCTGGGGCTGGTGGTGGCCACCGCGGCCGGCGGCCTGGCCACCGGCCTGCCCACCATGGTGCTGGCGCGGGTGGCGGCCGGCGCCTTCGGTGGGCCGGCCACCTCGCTGTCGCTCTCCATCGTGGCCGACGCGGTGCCGGCCGAGCGGCGCGGCAAGGCCCTGGGCGCGGTCATGGGCGCCTTCTCGGTGGCCTCGGTGCTGGGGGTGCCGGCCGGCCTGGAGCTGGCGCACCTGGGCGGCTGGCGGCTGCCGTTCTTCGCGGTGGCGGGCCTGGGGCTCTTGGTGGCGGGCGCCGCGCTCCTCGTCATGCCGCCCATGACCGCCCACCTGGACCGGGCGGCCGGAGCCCTGCCTGGCGGGGCCTGGGAGCTCCTGCGCCAGCCGGCCGCGCTGCTGTCGCTGGCGGCCACCGCGGCGACCATGCTCTCGGGCTTCGCCATCGTCCCCAACATCGCGGCCCACCTCCAGCTCAACCTGGGCTACCCGCGGGACGACCTGGGGGCGCTCTACATGGCCGGCGGGGCGGTGTCGTTCCTGGTGCTGCGGGTGGCGGGGCGCTGGGTCGACCGGGTGGGCGCGCCGCCGGTGGCCGCCCTGGGCACCGCGGTCTTCGTGGCGGTGCTGCTGCTGGCCTTCGCCTACCCGCCGCCCTGGCTGCCGGTGATGGTGGCCTTCGCCTGCTTCATGATCGGCAACTCCTTGCGGAGCGTGTCGATGAACACGCTGGCCTCCCGGGTCCCCTCGCCGGCGCAGCGGGCCCGGTTCATGTCCACCCAGTCGGCGGTGCAGCACCTGGCCAGCGCCAGCGGGGCGGCGCTCTCGACGCAGGTGCTGTCCGTGGCCCCGTCCGGCCGGCTCGAGGGGATGCGCTCCTTGGCCTTCTTCTCCACCGGGGTGGCGCTGGCGCTGCCGCTGCTGCTGTGGGCGGTCACCAGGGCCCTGGCCCGAAGGGAGGCCGCCCGCCTCGACGGGGCCAGCCCGGTTCCGGCCAGGCTGGGGTAG